A DNA window from Cervus elaphus chromosome 17, mCerEla1.1, whole genome shotgun sequence contains the following coding sequences:
- the LOC122673188 gene encoding uncharacterized protein LOC122673188 produces the protein MHTPTRPHSGSAPSAGVNLCGACLVLPKYSVPAQSKSEKVFPRSQVPVRSRLRGLRSGGHRRSKPHPGVRQPLAWRKAKLRPCPPTQTHHSSRCRRRQCRRFHPSWHREPAAPLFTARRLSTTPHPKPPPVRPGARLLPWNQLFPTISDQAPEPHCPFLEQEALSA, from the coding sequence ATGCACACACCCACACGCCCGCACTCCGGCTCTGCCCCCTCGGCCGGCGTGAACCTCTGCGGAGCCTGTCTTGTGCTCCCGAAGTATTCGGTCCCAGCACAAAGCAAGTCTGAAAAAGTTTTCcccaggtcccaggtcccagtGAGAAGCAGGCTGCGGGGTCTCCGCAGCGGCGGGCACAGGCGAAGCAAGCCCCATCCCGGGGTTCGCCAGCCCTTGGCCTGGCGAAAAGCCAAGCTCCGGCCTTGCCCTCCCACCCAAACTCATCATTCCTCGCGCTGCAGACGCCGGCAGTGCCGGCGCTTCCACCCCAGCTGGCACCGTGAGCCGGCAGCACCTCTGTTCACAGCCCGCAGGTTGAgcaccactccccaccccaaacccccGCCCGTCCGCCCAGGCGCTCGTCTTCTTCCCTGGAACCAGCTATTTCCGACCATCTCAGATCAGGCGCCTGAACCTCACTGCCCTTTCCTGGAGCAGGAAGCACTCTCTGCATGA